Genomic window (Mesorhizobium sp. M4B.F.Ca.ET.058.02.1.1):
GGCCTTGCGCGCGGTCAGCATGACGACCGGAGTTTCGGACAGAGCCGGATCGCCCTTGATGCGCGCCAGCACCTCGATGCCGTCAGCCTTGGGCATCATCGCATCGAGCACGATGATGTCGGGTGCGTCCCGCTCCGCCTTGGAGAGCGCTTCGGCACCGTCGACCGCTTTGATGACCTCGTATCCCTTCGCCCTCAGCCTGAATTCCATCAGCTCGAGCAGCAACGGATCGTCATCGCAGATCAGAATTCTTGCCTTCGCTCCGTTCACCTGTCCTGCTCCGGTTCCGTCGCCCCCCGGAGTGATCAATCCATGGACCGCCATCCGCCAATGCGGGTCCATGCCATAGTTCCGCGCGGGTGTTCCCCGCGCCCGCCAACGCCGCGTAATCATAGATAAAGCCGATTCGCGACGGCCGCATTTCGATACAATCAGTAGATGAATATGAGGGCATGGTATAGGAGCCGTAAACGGCGCCGCACAGCTTCCGCAGCAGCTTATCGCCTATGCCGGCCGCGTGGACATCCGAAGCAGGCCGTCAGCCCGTTCGTAGCGCAAGCAGCTTGCTGACTTCACCGGCAAGCGCCAGCGGGTCGAAGGGTTTGGCGATGACCCCGACTGCCCCCATGGCCAGATAGTGTTCGACCTGATGCGTCTGGGTGCGCGCCGTGATGAACGCCACGGGTATCGATGCCGTAAGCGGCGAGGCGGCCAGCCGCTTCAGCGTCTCCGGCCCGTCCATGTCCGGCATCATCACGTCGAGCAGGATGAGGTTGGGCTGCCAATCGGCGGCGACCGCCAGTGCTTCGGCGCCAGAAGAGCAGGACCGCACCTCGAACCGTGGCTCGAGCTCGAGCGACATTTGGGCGATCTCGCGAATGTCGTCCTCGTCATCCACATAGAGTATCCTTGTCGACATCAACCTCACTCCCTTGCTTGCACGGTGGGTCCCGCTGCGTTGCGGGACGCAACCAACATGCGTCGGACCAGCTTGGCCACATCGATCTCCGACGCCCTGGTCTTGGTCATCATCGCCTGCACCCGGTCGCCGAGTTTCTCGTCCATCTCCGCCGCCGAGAACACGATAACTCCGGTCTCCTGCGGCAGATCGATGAGCAGATCCAGCCCCGATCCGTCAGGAAGCGCGATGTCGAGGATGACCAGGTCGTAGCGATGCTTCGCGACCGCCCGCCGCGCCTCCTGCAGCGTTTTCGCCGAAGCGATCAAGACGTCCGGACCCAGCCCCGCCGACATTACGGCAAGCACACCTTCGTCGTCCTCGACGTGGAGGATCCTCGGCCTCCGCTCGACCTTGCCGGCGACGATCTTGGCGAGAGCGGCATGAAGCCGCGTCGAATCCACCGGCTTTTCCAGCCAGTCGACGATGCCGACGGCGGTGCCGTTCAGCGAACGCTTGGCCTCATCGGCGACGGCGGAGATGACGATGACCGAAATGTCGGAATTCACCGGTGACGCCCTGATGTCGTGAAAGAGCTTGATACCGGATTCCCCGGCAAGCTTGATATCGAGCGTCAGCGCCACATAGTCGCGGGTGCGCAGGAGCGCCATGGCGGTGTCGATGTCGGGGGCGACGTCGCTGGAAAAGCCTTCCGCATCGAGGAGTGCCGCGATCACCGCCGCGACATCGGTCTCGTCCTCGCAAATGAGAACACGCAGGCGGCCATCGCGCGGCCGCGATCGACGCTCCGTCGCAACCGGCTTCTCGGCCTGCCTTTGCGCTTCGGCAAGGTCGACGTGGAACGAGGTTCCCTTGCCTTCCTCGGTTTCGAAGGAAACGGCGCCGCCCAGCTTTTCCACGATGGTCTTGACGATGCTCAAGCCGAGACCGGTGCCGCCCTGCTTGCGGGTGCTCGACGCGTCCGCCTGCTCGAACTTGCCGAATATGCGGCTGCGGAATGCCTCGGGAATGCCAGCGCCCTGATCGATCACCGAGATGCGCAGCATGTCACGATCGCGGCGCTCCAGTTTCACCGTCACGGTGCCGTCGGCGTCGGAGAACTTGATTGCA
Coding sequences:
- a CDS encoding response regulator, whose product is MNGAKARILICDDDPLLLELMEFRLRAKGYEVIKAVDGAEALSKAERDAPDIIVLDAMMPKADGIEVLARIKGDPALSETPVVMLTARKAEKDIVSALEKGADDYLVKPFIPEELLARLARLIARNKR
- a CDS encoding response regulator; translated protein: MSTRILYVDDEDDIREIAQMSLELEPRFEVRSCSSGAEALAVAADWQPNLILLDVMMPDMDGPETLKRLAASPLTASIPVAFITARTQTHQVEHYLAMGAVGVIAKPFDPLALAGEVSKLLALRTG